TTCAAGTTGGTGGAAAAGCTTGATTATAAATATAGGGAAGCATTGATTCTCAGGTATAAATATGACTTTTCCGTACGGGAAATAGCAGAAACTCTGGGAATTTCTGTAAGCAACGCAAAAATGCGTTTGAGCAGAGGGCTGGACATGGTTCGGCACCAATTCAACGAGGGTTCACATGACTGATGAACAAGTTAAAATATTGATGGAAGATGCCATTGTGGAAAGCATCCGGCGAGCTCCGGAAGCCGACGTACCCGAAGGTTTTTCAACTCGGGTCATGGGAGGACTGTCTCCGAAAACACCTTCTGTCTGGACTCGAATCTACCTGTGGCTGAACCGGCCGCAGGTCATGACTGTCCGACCATTCCATGCGATTCCTGTCCTGACGCTGGCAGTGGCCTTGCTGGCCTTTGCCTTTATTCAGACACGCCCGGTTCAAAACGAGGAAGACCTCAGGTTGGCGACTGTTCGATTTGTCATGTATGATGGTGAAATGTTGGCGCAAAATGTTTCAGTTGTCGGTTCCTTCAATGGATGGAAGGCAGATCGTTCTGTCATGTGGTATAGTGTTGAAGCGGGAGCTTGGATGCTGGAGGCTCAATTGCCGCCCGGCGATCATGAATATCTCTTTTTGGTCAACGGTGATAAGCTTATGCCTGATCCGTTGGCACCGCTGACGCGAGACGATGGCTTTGGAAACGTGAATTCCATCATGTTCGTGGTGGGGGACAATGAACAAGCTTTGTAGACTGGTCATCCTGAGTGTATGTTTATCGTGGGTCGTTTTCGGC
The genomic region above belongs to uncultured Pseudodesulfovibrio sp. and contains:
- a CDS encoding glycogen-binding domain-containing protein, with the protein product MTDEQVKILMEDAIVESIRRAPEADVPEGFSTRVMGGLSPKTPSVWTRIYLWLNRPQVMTVRPFHAIPVLTLAVALLAFAFIQTRPVQNEEDLRLATVRFVMYDGEMLAQNVSVVGSFNGWKADRSVMWYSVEAGAWMLEAQLPPGDHEYLFLVNGDKLMPDPLAPLTRDDGFGNVNSIMFVVGDNEQAL
- a CDS encoding sigma-70 family RNA polymerase sigma factor; the protein is MQAAIHARLDGAKAFKLVEKLDYKYREALILRYKYDFSVREIAETLGISVSNAKMRLSRGLDMVRHQFNEGSHD